From a single Flavobacterium sp. genomic region:
- a CDS encoding acetyl-CoA C-acyltransferase: MKTAYIVKAYRTAVGKAPKGVFRFKRPDELAAETIEHMMKELPNFDKTRIDDVMVGNAMPEAEQGLNVGRLISLMGLKVEDVPGVTVNRYCASGIETIGMATAKIQSGMADCIIAGGAESMSYIPMGGYKPTPDYKAAAAGHEDYYWGMGLTAEAVAKQFNVSREDQDEFAYHSHMKALKAQAEGKFDAQIVPITVEETFINENGKKETRSYVVNKDEGPRAGTSVAVLAGLRPVFASDGSVTAGNSSQMSDGAAFVLVMSEEMVKELNLEPIARLVNFASAGVEPRIMGIGPVKAIPKALKQAGLKQSDIDLIELNEAFASQSLAVVRELGLNPDIVNVNGGAIALGHPLGCTGAKLSVQLFDEMRLRGSKYGIVSMCVGTGQGTAGIYEFLK, from the coding sequence ATGAAAACAGCATATATAGTAAAAGCATATAGAACAGCAGTAGGAAAAGCACCAAAAGGAGTATTCCGATTCAAAAGACCTGACGAATTAGCAGCAGAAACCATCGAACACATGATGAAAGAGCTTCCTAATTTTGATAAAACTCGTATTGATGATGTTATGGTAGGAAATGCCATGCCTGAAGCAGAACAAGGTTTAAACGTTGGTAGATTAATTTCATTAATGGGATTAAAAGTAGAAGATGTTCCAGGTGTTACAGTAAATAGATATTGTGCATCAGGTATTGAAACTATCGGAATGGCTACGGCTAAAATTCAATCCGGAATGGCAGATTGTATCATTGCAGGTGGTGCCGAAAGTATGAGTTATATTCCAATGGGAGGCTATAAACCAACACCAGATTATAAAGCTGCAGCTGCAGGCCACGAAGATTATTATTGGGGAATGGGATTAACTGCTGAGGCGGTTGCAAAACAATTCAACGTTTCTCGTGAAGATCAAGATGAGTTTGCTTATCATTCACATATGAAGGCTTTAAAAGCACAAGCAGAAGGCAAATTTGACGCTCAAATAGTTCCTATTACAGTAGAAGAAACTTTTATCAATGAAAATGGTAAAAAAGAAACGCGTTCTTATGTTGTTAACAAAGACGAAGGACCAAGAGCAGGAACTTCTGTTGCGGTATTAGCAGGTTTAAGACCCGTATTTGCTTCTGACGGAAGTGTAACAGCAGGAAACTCATCTCAAATGAGTGATGGAGCAGCTTTCGTATTAGTTATGAGTGAAGAAATGGTAAAAGAATTAAATCTTGAACCTATTGCTCGATTAGTAAACTTTGCTTCTGCAGGTGTAGAACCAAGAATCATGGGAATTGGACCTGTAAAAGCAATTCCAAAAGCATTAAAACAAGCAGGTTTAAAACAATCTGATATTGATTTAATAGAGTTAAACGAAGCGTTCGCTTCCCAATCATTAGCGGTTGTTAGAGAATTAGGCTTAAATCCTGATATCGTAAATGTGAACGGAGGAGCTATTGCTTTAGGTCACCCACTGGGTTGTACTGGTGCAAAACTTTCTGTTCAATTGTTTGACGAAATGCGATTAAGAGGAAGTAAATATGGAATTGTTTCAATGTGTGTGGGAACAGGACAAGGAACAGCGGGAATTTACGAATTTTTGAAATAA
- a CDS encoding 3-hydroxyacyl-CoA dehydrogenase/enoyl-CoA hydratase family protein: MKRTIKKVAVIGSGIMGSGIACHFANIGVEVLLLDIAPNELTEAEQKKGLTIESKAVRNRLVNDHLGNALKSKPSPIYHPSFAARITTGNTTDDMSKIATADWIIEVVVERLDIKKIVFEQVDKYRKPGTLVTSNTSGIPIQFMSEGRSEDFQQHFCGTHFFNPARYLKLFEIIPGPKTTNEVLDFLNGYGEKFLGKTSVVAKDTPAFIGNRIGIFGIQSLFHQVKEMGLTVEEVDKLTGPVIGRPKSATFRTVDVVGLDTLVHVANGIYENCPNDEAHELFKLPEFVNKMMENKWLGSKTGQGFYKKEGKDILTLDLDTLEYRANKKASFATLELTKTIEKPIDRFKVLVTGKDKAGDFYRKNFASMFQYCSNRIPEITDAFYKIDDSMKAGFGWENGPFEIWDAIGVEKGIELMKAEGYQPASWVTDMLASGNTSFYSIKDGATHFYSITNQKVKKIPGQDAFIILNNIRESKKIWNNSDSIITDLGDGIINLEFTSKMNSIGAGVLQGINKAIDIAEKDYNGLVIGNQGANFSVGANLGMIFMMAVEQEYDELNMAIKMFQDTMMRCRYSAIPVIAAPHGMTLGGGCELTMHADRAVAAAETYIGLVEFGVGVIPGGGGSKEMALRASDLFRKNDVELNVLQEYFLTVGMAKVATSAYEGFDTGVLQKGRDIVVVNKDRQIATAKQVALQMAEQGYTQPVRRKDIKVLGKQALGMFLVGTDQMEAGKYISEHDKKIANKLAYVMAGGDLSEATLVSEQYLLDLEREAFLSLTGERKSLERIQYMLTKGKPLRN; the protein is encoded by the coding sequence ATGAAACGTACTATAAAAAAAGTTGCTGTTATTGGTTCCGGAATTATGGGAAGTGGCATTGCTTGTCATTTTGCCAATATTGGTGTCGAAGTCTTATTATTAGACATCGCTCCAAACGAATTAACCGAAGCCGAACAGAAAAAAGGATTGACCATAGAAAGTAAAGCCGTTAGAAACCGATTGGTTAATGATCATTTAGGCAACGCTTTAAAATCAAAGCCCTCTCCTATATATCATCCAAGTTTTGCGGCAAGAATTACAACAGGTAACACTACTGATGATATGTCAAAAATTGCTACTGCCGATTGGATTATCGAAGTTGTAGTAGAACGTTTAGACATCAAGAAAATTGTTTTCGAACAAGTTGACAAATATAGAAAACCAGGAACTTTAGTAACATCTAACACTTCTGGTATTCCAATTCAGTTCATGAGCGAAGGAAGAAGCGAAGATTTTCAACAACATTTCTGTGGAACGCACTTCTTTAACCCTGCACGTTACTTAAAATTATTTGAAATCATTCCTGGTCCAAAAACCACAAATGAAGTATTGGATTTCTTAAATGGTTATGGTGAAAAATTCTTAGGAAAAACTTCAGTTGTAGCAAAAGATACTCCAGCTTTCATCGGAAATAGAATCGGAATCTTCGGAATTCAAAGTTTATTCCACCAAGTAAAGGAAATGGGATTAACCGTGGAAGAAGTGGATAAATTAACAGGACCCGTTATTGGTCGTCCAAAATCGGCTACTTTTAGAACGGTTGATGTGGTTGGTTTAGATACTTTAGTGCATGTAGCTAACGGAATTTATGAAAATTGTCCAAACGACGAAGCGCATGAATTATTCAAACTTCCAGAATTTGTTAACAAAATGATGGAAAACAAATGGTTAGGAAGCAAAACAGGTCAAGGTTTCTACAAAAAAGAAGGAAAAGACATTCTAACTTTAGATTTAGATACATTAGAATACAGAGCGAATAAAAAAGCATCTTTCGCAACTTTAGAATTAACCAAAACGATTGAAAAACCAATCGACAGATTCAAAGTTTTAGTGACTGGAAAAGACAAAGCAGGTGATTTCTACAGAAAAAACTTTGCTTCAATGTTCCAATACTGTTCTAACAGAATTCCTGAAATTACAGACGCTTTCTATAAAATCGACGACTCTATGAAAGCTGGATTTGGTTGGGAAAATGGTCCGTTCGAAATTTGGGATGCTATTGGAGTTGAAAAAGGAATTGAATTGATGAAAGCGGAAGGATATCAACCTGCTTCTTGGGTAACGGATATGTTAGCTTCTGGAAACACTTCTTTTTATTCGATTAAAGATGGAGCAACACACTTCTACTCTATCACAAACCAAAAAGTAAAAAAAATTCCAGGTCAAGATGCCTTCATTATCTTAAATAATATTCGCGAAAGCAAAAAAATATGGAACAACAGTGATTCTATTATTACCGATTTAGGTGATGGAATCATCAATTTAGAATTTACATCTAAAATGAATTCTATAGGTGCTGGTGTTTTACAAGGAATCAACAAAGCTATTGACATTGCTGAAAAAGACTACAATGGTTTAGTGATTGGAAATCAAGGAGCTAATTTCTCAGTTGGAGCTAACTTAGGAATGATTTTCATGATGGCAGTCGAACAAGAATATGACGAATTAAACATGGCTATCAAAATGTTCCAAGATACGATGATGCGTTGTCGTTATTCTGCAATTCCAGTTATAGCAGCTCCTCACGGAATGACATTAGGTGGTGGTTGCGAATTAACTATGCACGCTGATAGAGCTGTTGCCGCAGCAGAAACGTACATCGGATTAGTAGAATTTGGTGTTGGTGTAATTCCTGGTGGTGGTGGTTCTAAAGAAATGGCTTTGAGAGCTTCTGATTTATTCCGTAAAAACGATGTTGAATTAAACGTTTTACAAGAATATTTCTTAACTGTCGGAATGGCAAAAGTAGCTACTTCAGCTTACGAAGGATTTGATACAGGAGTTTTACAAAAAGGAAGAGATATCGTAGTGGTAAACAAAGACCGCCAAATTGCAACAGCTAAACAAGTGGCTTTACAAATGGCAGAACAAGGTTACACACAACCTGTAAGAAGAAAAGATATCAAAGTATTAGGTAAACAAGCTTTAGGTATGTTCTTAGTAGGAACTGACCAAATGGAAGCTGGCAAATACATTTCTGAACACGATAAAAAAATTGCCAATAAATTAGCTTACGTAATGGCTGGTGGTGATTTATCAGAAGCAACTTTAGTTTCTGAACAATATTTATTGGATTTAGAAAGAGAAGCATTTTTATCATTAACTGGAGAAAGAAAATCTTTAGAAAGAATTCAGTACATGTTAACCAAAGGGAAACCGTTAAGAAACTAA
- a CDS encoding MarR family winged helix-turn-helix transcriptional regulator, whose product MKDKTIDYALRTTWQAVARMYNEEAAKYGATMATGFALLSIDREKGSPSTTLGPKMGMEATSLTRTLKSMEERGLITRKKNPTDGRGVIIQLTKDGKEKRELSKETVLRFNEAVRQNISEEKLLHFMEVAEIINELIIDKKIYNDK is encoded by the coding sequence ATGAAAGATAAAACTATAGATTATGCATTAAGAACAACCTGGCAAGCCGTTGCTAGAATGTATAACGAGGAAGCTGCAAAATACGGAGCAACAATGGCAACAGGTTTTGCTTTGTTAAGTATTGATAGAGAAAAAGGTTCTCCTTCCACTACGTTAGGCCCAAAAATGGGAATGGAAGCCACTAGTTTAACCAGAACCTTAAAATCTATGGAAGAACGAGGATTAATTACCCGTAAAAAAAATCCAACTGACGGTAGAGGGGTAATTATACAATTAACCAAAGACGGCAAAGAAAAAAGAGAACTTTCTAAAGAAACTGTACTTCGATTTAATGAAGCTGTAAGACAAAATATTAGTGAGGAAAAATTACTTCATTTTATGGAAGTAGCTGAAATCATCAACGAGTTAATTATTGATAAAAAAATCTATAACGATAAATAA
- a CDS encoding AMP-dependent synthetase/ligase has translation MNNITRLFDFPYYQLEKYNLKDALVTKYGNEWVKTSTQEYLDKANAISRGLLRLGVNKNDKIAIISSNNRTEWHITDIGVLQTGAQTVPMYPTISAEDYEYILNHSESQYVFVSDLEVYEKLQSIKSNVPLLKEVYSYNDIAGCKSWKEVLDLGANTDNQDVVEDRKNNVLTTDLATIIYTSGTTGRPKGVMLSHQNIVSDVLMSAPRVPLRAGSTRALSFLPICHIFERMLTYLYQYYGISIYFAESIEKISDNLKEVKPHVMSVVPRLLEKVYDKIYAKGADLTGIKKALFFWALDLGMEYKPYKQNGAFYEFKLKIARKLIFAKWQEGLGGELELLVSGSAALQSRLTKVFCAANIPVMEGYGLTETSPVISVNDMRNGGFRVGSVGKVLDGVKVKIAEDGEILCKGPNVMIGYYKDETQTSEVLKDGYFHTGDIGEIDADGFLKITDRKKEMFKTSGGKYVAPQVLENTFKQSRFIEQIMVIGDGEKMPAAFIQPNFEFVREWATRHNLKFNTNEELCANKMVIDRIQEEIDHCNEKFGNWEKVKRFELTPDVWSIVDGHLTPTMKLKRKIIKEKYADLYQKIYG, from the coding sequence ATGAACAATATCACACGCTTATTTGACTTTCCTTACTACCAATTAGAAAAGTATAATTTAAAAGATGCTTTAGTTACTAAATATGGAAATGAATGGGTAAAAACTTCTACCCAAGAATATTTAGACAAAGCCAATGCGATTTCAAGAGGTCTACTTCGATTAGGCGTAAATAAAAATGATAAAATAGCAATCATTTCGTCTAATAATAGAACTGAATGGCATATCACAGATATTGGTGTATTACAAACTGGTGCTCAAACCGTTCCAATGTATCCAACAATTTCTGCCGAAGATTACGAATACATTTTAAATCATTCAGAATCACAATACGTTTTTGTTTCTGACCTTGAAGTCTATGAGAAATTACAAAGCATTAAATCTAATGTACCATTATTAAAAGAAGTGTATTCTTATAATGATATTGCAGGTTGTAAAAGTTGGAAAGAAGTTTTAGATTTAGGTGCAAATACAGACAACCAAGATGTCGTTGAAGACCGAAAAAATAATGTATTAACAACAGATTTAGCGACAATCATTTATACCTCTGGAACTACAGGAAGACCAAAAGGTGTAATGCTTAGTCATCAAAATATTGTTTCCGATGTTTTGATGAGTGCTCCAAGAGTACCTTTAAGAGCAGGAAGTACAAGAGCTTTGAGCTTCTTACCTATTTGTCATATCTTCGAAAGAATGTTGACGTACTTATACCAATATTATGGTATATCAATTTACTTTGCGGAAAGTATTGAAAAAATATCTGACAATCTAAAAGAGGTTAAACCACATGTTATGTCGGTTGTACCTCGTTTATTAGAAAAAGTATATGATAAAATTTATGCTAAAGGAGCGGATTTAACCGGAATCAAAAAAGCACTTTTCTTTTGGGCTTTAGATTTAGGAATGGAATATAAACCTTACAAACAAAATGGTGCATTTTATGAATTTAAACTTAAAATTGCTAGAAAATTAATTTTCGCTAAATGGCAAGAAGGTTTAGGTGGCGAATTAGAATTACTAGTTTCAGGAAGTGCTGCATTACAATCTCGCTTAACAAAAGTTTTCTGCGCTGCTAATATTCCTGTTATGGAAGGTTATGGTTTAACGGAAACTTCTCCTGTAATCTCTGTAAACGATATGAGAAATGGAGGTTTCAGAGTTGGTTCAGTTGGTAAAGTATTAGACGGAGTTAAAGTTAAAATTGCTGAAGATGGAGAAATTTTATGTAAAGGTCCAAACGTAATGATTGGTTATTACAAAGACGAAACACAAACTAGCGAAGTTTTAAAAGACGGTTATTTCCACACAGGTGATATCGGTGAAATTGACGCCGATGGTTTCTTAAAAATTACCGACCGTAAAAAAGAAATGTTCAAAACTTCAGGTGGTAAATATGTAGCACCTCAAGTTTTAGAAAATACTTTCAAACAGTCGCGTTTTATTGAACAAATAATGGTAATTGGTGACGGAGAAAAAATGCCAGCTGCTTTTATTCAGCCAAATTTTGAATTTGTTAGAGAATGGGCTACTAGACACAATCTTAAATTTAATACTAATGAAGAATTATGTGCCAATAAAATGGTAATTGACCGAATTCAAGAAGAAATTGACCATTGCAATGAAAAATTTGGTAATTGGGAAAAAGTTAAACGTTTTGAACTTACTCCTGATGTTTGGTCAATTGTAGACGGACATCTTACTCCTACCATGAAATTGAAACGTAAAATTATTAAAGAAAAATATGCTGATTTGTATCAAAAAATTTATGGATAA
- a CDS encoding DMT family transporter, translating to MWFVLLSVICSVTVGLFLKVAKKMQLSVFQIITFNYFSALLLTYFTYQPELTFKEKTIPYSLYIGLAILLPIVFLIQAKSIKETGIVKTDIAQRLSLFIPLTASYFIFNETFGQLKIIGFIVGFSAIFFTLNKKSDNKSNNWVYPLLVLLGFGIIDILFKKVAVLKEFNFTTSLFIIFCGAFVISISFLIGKILVQKEKLELKNILWGLALGILNFGNILFYLKAHKALSENPSTVFAGMNMGVIILGSIAGILIFKEKITKWNYFGIFLAIVSIIFITLSQIM from the coding sequence ATGTGGTTTGTACTTTTAAGTGTAATTTGTAGTGTAACTGTTGGCCTATTTTTAAAAGTAGCCAAAAAAATGCAGTTATCTGTTTTTCAAATTATTACGTTTAATTATTTTTCGGCTCTACTCCTTACCTATTTTACTTACCAACCCGAATTAACTTTCAAAGAAAAAACAATCCCTTATTCGCTTTATATTGGATTAGCGATTTTGTTACCAATTGTTTTTTTAATTCAAGCCAAGTCAATTAAAGAAACTGGGATTGTTAAAACTGATATTGCCCAACGATTGTCTTTGTTTATTCCGTTAACTGCTTCCTATTTTATATTTAATGAAACGTTTGGTCAACTAAAAATTATCGGATTTATAGTCGGATTTTCAGCTATATTTTTTACATTGAATAAAAAATCAGATAATAAATCTAACAATTGGGTATATCCATTATTGGTTTTATTGGGATTTGGAATCATTGATATTCTATTTAAAAAGGTAGCTGTTTTAAAAGAATTTAACTTTACTACTTCTTTATTTATAATCTTTTGTGGTGCATTTGTAATTTCCATATCATTTCTAATCGGAAAAATACTTGTTCAAAAAGAAAAATTAGAATTGAAAAATATACTATGGGGATTAGCTTTAGGAATTTTAAATTTCGGAAATATTCTCTTCTATTTAAAAGCTCACAAAGCTTTATCAGAAAATCCATCCACTGTTTTTGCTGGTATGAATATGGGAGTAATTATTTTAGGTAGTATTGCTGGGATTTTAATTTTTAAAGAAAAAATAACAAAATGGAACTACTTTGGTATCTTTTTAGCAATAGTTTCAATAATTTTTATTACACTTTCTCAAATAATGTAG
- a CDS encoding cupin domain-containing protein, which yields MKKPNEFIEVEKGKIHIVVELIEYIPNAVVSKTIIKKVTGNVTASSFDAGEELDEKRSPFDTYIQIIDGVAELTIDKKKFKLKLGDGMVIPAHSNHQFNANQQFKMISTVIKSGYED from the coding sequence ATGAAAAAGCCAAACGAGTTTATCGAAGTCGAAAAAGGAAAAATTCACATAGTTGTAGAATTAATTGAATACATACCAAATGCAGTGGTAAGTAAAACAATTATAAAAAAAGTAACGGGTAATGTTACAGCTTCATCTTTTGATGCAGGAGAAGAGTTAGATGAAAAAAGATCGCCTTTTGATACCTACATTCAAATTATTGATGGAGTAGCTGAGCTAACTATTGATAAAAAGAAGTTTAAATTAAAATTAGGAGATGGCATGGTAATTCCGGCACATTCTAATCACCAGTTTAACGCAAATCAACAATTTAAAATGATTTCAACAGTAATAAAAAGTGGTTATGAAGATTAA
- a CDS encoding AraC family transcriptional regulator, with protein sequence MILYIKYMVSLRCKMMVKEELKKIGLHHVIVDLGVVEILEDITPVQFDILKKNLAMSGLELLDDKKAILIEKIKDVIIEMVHYTDELPKVNYSEYISDKLHQDYTYLSNIFSEVKGITIQQFIINHKIERVKELLLYDEMNLSEIAYLLNYSSVAHLSGQFKKVTGLSPSYFKQLKKKRKSQLRDNLENI encoded by the coding sequence ATGATACTCTATATTAAATATATGGTTAGTCTTCGTTGTAAAATGATGGTCAAAGAAGAACTAAAGAAAATAGGGTTACATCATGTTATCGTAGATTTAGGAGTTGTAGAAATTTTAGAAGATATAACTCCTGTTCAATTCGATATACTTAAAAAAAATTTAGCAATGTCAGGTCTTGAATTGTTAGACGACAAAAAAGCTATTTTGATTGAAAAAATAAAAGATGTTATTATCGAAATGGTTCATTATACTGATGAATTACCAAAAGTAAATTATTCTGAATACATTAGCGATAAATTACACCAAGATTATACTTACCTATCTAACATATTTTCAGAGGTAAAAGGAATTACCATTCAACAATTCATAATTAATCATAAGATTGAACGCGTTAAAGAGTTGCTCTTATATGATGAAATGAATTTATCTGAAATTGCTTATTTACTAAACTACAGTAGTGTTGCACATTTATCTGGACAATTTAAAAAAGTTACAGGATTATCTCCATCCTATTTTAAACAACTTAAAAAGAAAAGAAAATCTCAACTTAGAGATAATCTTGAAAACATTTAA
- a CDS encoding pesticidal protein Cry7Aa has protein sequence MIQIKKEGILLKNTELPFENDSVLNPAILKDGNTVHMLYRAVRKGNYSTIGYCKFEGPLQLIQRNNTPLLIPFSDAESKGIEDARIVKIDDIYYITYTAYNGINALGTLVTSTDLLTFEHHGIIVPKFTFDEFKRLAECNNLVNAKYFRHVRHFKHNEEVFLWDKDVMFFPRKINGKLAFLHRIRPGIQLVLIDKLEDLTKEFWNQYFLHFNEHIILDPIGINHESGFIGGGCPPIETEFGWLLIYHGVFDTSEGYIYSAAAALLDIDNPTKVIARLLNPLFAPELDYEKNGVVSNVVFPTGTALFEDTLYIYYGAADKCIACASLSLKALLQELLLNPT, from the coding sequence ATGATACAAATAAAAAAAGAAGGAATTCTTCTAAAAAATACGGAACTCCCATTTGAAAATGATAGTGTTTTAAATCCAGCAATTCTAAAAGACGGAAATACAGTGCATATGTTGTATCGAGCAGTTAGAAAAGGAAATTATTCCACTATTGGATATTGTAAATTTGAAGGACCTTTACAATTGATACAACGCAATAATACGCCACTACTGATTCCTTTTTCTGATGCAGAATCAAAAGGAATTGAAGATGCTCGAATTGTAAAAATAGATGATATTTATTACATAACATATACAGCCTATAATGGTATCAATGCTTTAGGTACGTTAGTAACTTCTACTGATTTGTTAACTTTTGAGCACCATGGCATTATTGTTCCAAAATTTACTTTTGATGAATTTAAGCGGTTGGCGGAATGTAATAATTTGGTAAACGCCAAATATTTTCGTCATGTACGACATTTTAAACACAATGAAGAAGTTTTTCTTTGGGATAAAGATGTTATGTTTTTTCCAAGAAAAATAAATGGAAAATTAGCTTTTTTGCATCGTATTCGTCCCGGAATTCAGCTGGTTTTAATTGATAAATTGGAAGATTTAACTAAAGAATTTTGGAATCAATATTTTCTCCATTTTAATGAACACATTATTCTGGATCCTATTGGTATCAATCATGAATCAGGTTTTATTGGCGGTGGATGTCCTCCTATTGAAACTGAATTCGGTTGGTTACTTATTTATCATGGTGTTTTTGATACTTCGGAAGGTTATATATATTCTGCTGCAGCTGCTTTATTAGATATTGATAATCCTACAAAAGTAATTGCAAGATTATTGAATCCATTGTTTGCTCCTGAGCTAGATTATGAAAAAAACGGCGTGGTATCTAATGTAGTTTTTCCAACGGGAACCGCTTTATTTGAGGACACACTTTACATCTATTATGGTGCTGCAGACAAATGTATTGCCTGTGCATCTTTAAGTTTAAAAGCTTTATTACAAGAACTTTTACTAAATCCAACATAA